The genomic window TTCTCTCCAAATTAGAAGGTAATTCAGATATTCTAAGCGACAACTGTCTTTTAAATGGAGACGCTTGATTCAGTTGTGTAAATCCACGAAATGATCCTTGTCGCTGTAGCATGGATAATGTAGCATGCGGTCTTTCAATTGCATTGGTGCTAACTTTTGGTGTTGTAGGATTTTGTTGCAATGGTTTTACTGTTGTTGGTATatctagaataaatattagctattatttattacatttttatttttagacagATAGTAATGTGaactttactaatttttaaatttgattttaatcattGATACCTAATGATAATTGTATGCATTAAGTTACCAAAATGACATATATACCTTTATTTGACTGAAGAAAAGGAGGAGGTTGTGGTGGTGCATTGAGCGGAATATTAGGTTCAGACTGTTGTTCAGTTAAAGATTGAGTTCTGAAACTGCCAGTTCTTGTAAAAACAGACGTTTTTGGATCATAGTTCATTGTAACAGAACAATCTTCTTctcgtttattttttcttataaggCATTCTTGAAAAGCACATCCAACAGCATGACTTAATCGGTCACcctattaaaatttcataattaatttaaatgtacaaaaaattgaaatgtctttttttttacatttaccgATTCTTTTAGAGCTACAAAACCATGACACATCCATCGACGAGTCAGTCCGTCTCTACATATATACGAAAATCCTTTTTCATGACTTCGGTCTGGGGCACAAAATGAaactttttcaattgtttGATCTACTATCAAACCCTGAAAAtcgaaaattgtataacaacaattttaagaaatttcaataataatttactttagttTCTTCTTCTACAACACGCAATCCATCTCctgatatgtaaaatatagctCTTACTGGTCTACGGCGTGATgcctacaaaaattaaaaaattttaaattttaattttaagtaggtaaataactatgtaaatatattacccTAAGTGTTTTTAAAGCTTCTTCACACACTTCCATTCCTCTTGATTCAAAGACTTCTACGCAGCCCAAATACTGtaagaacaaaaataatatattacttaaacaaTTACTAAATGTCATTAAACTACAATtgctatttcaaatattaactaatataaaatctgtttaatacacttttactagtttttaattatttcttttaaatttattcagtaTTGATAATTGCAAGGTATCTAAATATGTGTAGGTAAatactgtacattttaattatattataataatcattaatcctACCTCCACAAGGAAGTTTATTCCACACTCATCTTCAGAACACAATATTTTCTCCTACAGATAatccataatttataaactctaTAAATAtggtctattattttattatctacattaaattataatatgtattaactgtatttttctaatacaGTGGTTTCCAACCTTTTTTATTCTATGCCTCctgtaaattttcaaaaatctcaCGCcctatactttttgaaaaaaaaacattttttctttgttttagtgatacaaaaaaactaaatacctattatacaaattataacgtatattttttcatcattttaaaaacaaagtataaatcaacttaataatattatctatatttttaaatacaaatttacttgtaaaattttatcaatggAAGACCGtccgaaaataaatttattgttttcaattttactgACAGTAaaatggtataattattttaacaacaacATTTTCGTTACCTATTTCATCATCGTGATATTCCCCCCGTGCAGTATCTAGACCCCCACCCCCTTGGTTGGGAACCACtgttctaatatttatacaatttacatatatataatatatatttcactgtaaaatttgagaaaaaaaaaacaaaaatgtaatagtttgaacgatagttttttttttaagtccaaattgtaaacaatttaaaacgcAGTTTACCTTAACATGGAAGGAACATATCCCAGCTCGGACTTCAGCCTCGTCCATGGCCCACAAATGAGGTTTAGGATTAGAATGATGGCCCGGCGATCCGGCGTTATTGCTCAGATCTTTACGGCGTCTGAAACTGTCTCGAAAACTCCGCCGTAATCGATCCATTTTTGACGGCGACCGACCactctataaaattaaaaagaaaagattaatttagattattattcattgaaatatttcacttttttCATAATGTAGGTTACTATACGTATAGGTAGTTATCAAATACACAATGGCAATTATTGATAGCGATCTATTTAATTGTGCCATTAATTATAACAGTTTTTatcttaatcaataatattgtaatagtttaCATAGTATGTATTGATGAATATGCAGTTAATAAACGAATTGAATAATCAAACGAACAACACAACGTATTTTATACGATCAAGTCACgtgtattaataacataaattcgACTCTATGGTTCTCAGGCGGCCgggttaatttttataatactagttaaacataacatatattaaacattagtaatatatatttatatttattttttttttatatttatattttattggaaaataattGGACAGAacgtagaaattaaaaaaaaaaaatttctgaaTTATACTCTCTGAACtgcattgttttgaaaaatatttaattaaaattggtgAAGTATGTAAAGTGGAAATTCTAAAACGTATATGTTCAGAACCGTATACTGTCACCCAATAATTTGCCTACATTTTCAAACttccaacaaaatattttccatgAATATAAGTTTCTGAAAAAAACGTTGTTCAGTATACTACAGCTTCAATAACACATATGCGTTTTCAAccgaatatttttcataaaattacgTTTCCCacgtaatacatatttcaaacGAATTACTATTCCAaagtaatatgatttaaatatttaatacaaatacaataccaACAATATGTGTTACCAACGATGaacaagatattttttaacaaaaatacggTTCCGGacgaataatttttctactttttatGCACGCCACattttgtgttttgtttttattataatcactttTCGGCgatgataaataaatgagtTGGGGCaaaaacactatttatttatacatatattaagtgTAGATTAAAGTTTACAAGGATTATATATCCacgaataaaaatgcattaattttacacaatatacattcAATGAACGTGTCAACACTTAAGGATTAAGATTATAAGTAATACTGatgattgaaataaataacatttgattATACgaagaaaatgaataattaataaaattaatcataggTACGTCATGATTAATTTGATTCagctatttttattaggttcaaaaaatgttaaatattttgattttaatgacTTATATAGGCGATACGTGTTATGTAATGACAAATTCAATGATTCAATACAgtacatttaatgaaattcatgaatttataatcatacctacctacaacctttaattattaaaccttaaaaagtttaattatctGTTAATCATTTGCTACTATtggttatgtaatataatatacctaatactcaAAAAAACCTTATTCTTGTGaccaaatgtttaatgataccattgattatagaatattttaaaatcaatgatgATACTAACGCAATGACACGAATAACAAGGTgataaccaaaaatatatacaaacacaaaACCTCTACACCGTGCACGagagtaattatattattattgtaaacgtaTAGAAATGTTCACACGTTGAaccattaaaagttaaaagattaaaatacgttaatcgtgtaagtatacaaatttaaaccgCGAATATCTAAATACACAAGTGTCACCACTCGTTTacgtttttgttttgatagtctaaatttaaaaccacaCGCGAATCTGCTGCAGATGTGTGGCATTTTATATCATACGAAGAATTCGTCGGTGTACCCACAGGCCACAGACTGCAGTCGACACAGGAACATCGGCAACATTTATGCTTTCAATTATCACGAACACCTACTGTATCGCTAAttactgttatatattatctagtcATCTAGATATGAATAATGAACACAGTGtcgtgtttatattttattatcataataataaagtcaTTACTCACGACTGTCCCAAAACGTTAaaggattattataattctttacacgaagcaaaaaataaaacctttgACATTAATCGTATAAAATCATAGATCGACCACACGGATCGGGAAGATATTTTTCGTGATATAGGTTGTATcttatgtactatattttttataaatttatatcactTCGTTTGTTATCatctatatacaaattatatttaggcaGTAAACACCTATAGAGTGTTATAGAGGTATACATCATCACTAGGCGttcgaaaaaaaaagacaagTGCTGTTCTCCGTGATTTGGGTTTGGTGGGGGCCTCATGACGTAACTATCTTTAGACTTCGATTCGAGAACATACCCTATGTAGTATATACATCAtctatgtacttattataaattataattattaattattataattctataacatGCACTACACGCAGTGTCAAGTGCATATATACCAAATGATATCACAAATTAGCTAATATGCTAATATAGCCGAAATGTTTGTTATtcaacgataatattaaattgatgttACCGTTCTTTTTTATCGCTAGACCGTGTCTCCACTGTTCAAGAAACGGTTTACATTAAGTCTTTGGATCTGGATTAAACTTACGAAACGAGAGCGATTTTCGTCATtgtgctataatattatattatattttaatatatatagaacaACGACTCCTAAGCCGTTATTGGTGATTTTTCGTGTTAATCTATCTCAAAacgataaaattaagttttcgtccgaataaaatgcatattatgtattataaattacaacgaATGTCATGACaacataatagataaatacatattattatcgtttatcgGTTCGAATACGATTATGTTCTCGAAAGagcaattaaatcattaaacgtTTATCAACACTTGAGTGTTGAGAAgcttaataagtaataacataataataataatatgtatttgataCACGTGTATAGCTTAATGgcgataataattgataacatgccgtcaatataatatacataaagcaAAGCAGACAACAGTACCCGAAATGACAATTAAGTAAAAGAAAtagtcaatttaaatttaaaatgtccatttactataaaagatatatacgtatatcttATACGTTGCAGCATTTAATGTTGATCGGTAAAACGTGTTTGAATTCCaagttaatagtaataataaaatgatgataGCTATaaagtcgataaaaaaatgtaattttgattCGTATTAACGCAtgaaccattaaaaaaataataataataataaaaataatgagccTGCACCCGTGATAACAAcctacattcattttttttcgtacaTTATTTGTACGATCGGCATCTTTAGTCAAAAATCCCAGCTTAAAAAAATCACGCTTTGACAATAATTTGTGTAATTGTATGCGTTCTAAAGAAAGATGGTTCAAGGTGAAAAAGAATAAAGGAATAAAAATTGCACCACTACTGCAACTGTGGCGTGTATATCAAGCATTGTAGACACGCATCATagaccaatattatatttttcacttgGTATACGGCCAAACAGTGGCAATGGAATTCGTACAAATTTACGcagatatttttcaaatagatTAAACCAATGAGTAAgtcttctatattttataagatcaCCTTTCTCGTCAAATCGAAAGAAGAAAACGTTCAAGCTACCTGTTTAAAGCATCTAAgagtaataatttacatggGCTTTCTGCAAGGGATTTAATACAggcaactttaattttaattttgaaaaagatttaaaatttaattttcagttatataatactaatttaaagtaaCTCACAAATGCATTATGTAAGTACAGTTGTCGGTTGTTGCGAATTCCAAGATTAAACAGAAAAACGATTCTGTGGAAAAAAGAaccatttatattacttatacacttatactatACAATCATAATTGACATACcaaatttatacacaatataaataagacaATGTTTGCTATGTAgtaacgttttttattttattgatgagCTGCATTTCGCCAGCAAGACTGAAATTATCTCCCTGACTCTCACACGATCTACAACTCACTTTAACTACTTTATTGTGTCGTCACACCTCTATTACATCCAAAACCGCTCCTGTCGGCATTACGATGATTCATAATAATGAACAGTTCTTACCATCTCAATAAATAGATTTGCCACAACTGTTTCATACATCAACACGGAAGTAATCCATCTTACCAGGTGTCTTAATAATTAGACGCTCATCACGTCAGTAATATGAATTGGACATAGTAACTCTTCCTATATCATAACGTAACGAGATTTACGTTatagattcatttttttaaattaattaaatttaaaaataaaaataaaaacggccGATGTATTGTCTTCTGTATTGTgcataaattttgtttttcaacacTTCAACTATTGCATGGTTGTAGCCCGAGTGTCTTCTACGCGCGTAACTGTTTTTACAGGGCGTGAGGCAAGCTCTTCAACAAAAGAAGTAATCCCTTTTtctatttagtaataaaaattcaagagCGCTTTATAGAATACACCGAATCGTATTTTGCCGATTCAATTGCAGGGACGGCGCAACTGGAGCGTGTAGCCTACTCAACGTGATGATCAACTACCACCCCGGTCAATCCGTGGGATCATTTCCGATGTATACAGGCCGATCAGAGTGGGCTCGCCGTATGTTACGATGACAATACACAAAATACTCGTGTTATGCGTAGGAAAAAAATCCAAAGAAAAAGTcggtatttattgtttatgaaaaaGTCAGCTAaacttcaatttatattagaattaaattcaTAGCAAATAATATGCCTACAATCAAtatcaatcaataaaataatttatgattaaactaaagtaaaattaatattgtttcttttataattaagtacaaCGGTCATAATAACTCGTAAATCGTAATATTAACTGGAAattctttcatattttttcactGGTTTCAAAATCACTGATTATTGTTTACGTCACTAAATCCTCTTGATTTTGACCACTATATTCGTAAAATTCGtaaacgaaattaaaattaattttgcattattttttatttattatacttctacTCCACGTTAGTAGTAtggtcagttttttttttttaaaaaatgaatatggtCTTTTTTCTGATTACCACTCGTGTTCAAGGATTATCCGTATCTTTATTGTCTATTCCATAGACGAGTGGGCttgacaaaaaaatcaaacatatgACTGGCGGCGGCGCACACataaaggtattataatattatataacacgcATCATGCACCCCCTCGCGGCGGCCTCCTAGAGCAATtcgataaacattatattataataatatggtattttatatctgtgtatatactatatatgatACAATACTGCacatataaaaagttatgGTGCGTTGACCGATGGCGTCGTCACCGTGACGGTAtcgttttttcgtttttttttttttttaatatcatcagGTTATACCGTACTGTAGCACACAGTGCACAGCAGCAGTTGCCGCCAACAGAAGAGATCAGTGCGAAACGATACGATGACCGTGGGATAAACCCTTTGGGCGGATCGCTTCCGCGTTCACGCTCAGCAGAGCGCGAATATTTCCGAACGTTATTTTACATAGTATTGTACACTAGGCACATTAGTGGGGTTTTTTGAGTTGAGTAGGAAATTTTCCTCTCCTCATTCcctataatagatttatttgcAAGTACGAATTCGTGTTATGTAGAAAATAGGGACGTCATAAGGACGTTCTCGTTTTAGGGACGTTGTATAATGGTGGTTTCATATTGATATGTTAGATGGTACACATTGTACctgtagtttatttttgaatggaCTTAAACAAATTTTCGGCCAAAGTTTTAATGGATTAATTGAAGTTGAGAAATTTCGAAGTATTGGTGATGTTTTTCTTTCAAACCACGaaccatttaatattattcttaagtttatattttaaattattcgcaACTTACTTGAGTAGGCGTGCGAACATTTTCTCCAAATACCAGGAGCATATCTATGCATAGGGCACAAAGACTGCTAACAagatgtttacatttttaaaaagttactgatattttttaaattattgcaccaaaattataaaatatttaaataattttgtatattaattacaagttAGTTATTCCTTCCATGTTACGAGATTTAGTGTAAAATGTAGATTTTTATATGGTCGGTAATTGCATTACAAAacgaaatatttagaaaatccTGAAGTAGATTATTCGGAGTAATTCAATCTATCAAAACCAAATTTTGAACAAgtagttttttagttataaatattttaagtttatatgaaCGAAGTACCAAGTGGTATAGCGTATAAACATGGTATGATACATTCACACcacttatttacatttttaatacttataactcgttcataatttgatttttattaatcgaAGTACTCTAAAAAATATCCTGATTTagaataaagaattaaaaatggcATGTtgtcgttaaaaaataaataacgataaaaatagtaaaaaatatttttttaacaacttaagatgaaataaaaatttattaaaaaacgttAATAGTTCTAAGAATAATAGTGCTTCACGCAATATGGATCATTCGGTATGATATATGgagtcataaaatataagcttTCCAACGTAACAGATATAAAGTCtgcagttttaaataaaatatcatagttaTCTTTTTAGTATTACCGTACAATTGTTAGGAGATACCCATTTTTTAGACAtccatatataatttatgtacaacaCTGTAAGAGaaactaaattgtttttgcTACATGTTCAtagaaaatacttaatatgaacattaattatttaaataaacagatttttaaatatggaaaaaagaTATTCTGAATTTGTAATTTAGTATAAGAATAAGACTTTAATTACCATAAAGACcaagttgaataatatattttgattaatatattaattcatttaatctAATGCTttagttaacaaaataaactacGAGTACAAAATAGGGCAGTAAGTATATACACCGTGTGCGTGCATACtcttagtataattataaaatgttgtaatttaagAAACACAACGCACTGCAATTTCAAGAAAAGGATTAAGCCTAGGATtaagctattaaaaaatataagttataaccaatTAAGCAgaaataaattcaaagtttacctacctactcaaacattattattttttcggcATTTTACTAAACCTTTTTCGAaaactaaaatcatatttaggtaataaacgaataatattgaacattgcaataaattgtttcatattaatttagaatcaaatcatcttttttaaaaaacaaagaaaaaaagaatttacgaacatattttacaacgcAATTGACCATTTTTggtatataaacacaaatttttaagaatgcATTTCGTGatgttttagtatatataaattcaggtataaccatttttatacatGGTAGAGGCGTATATATTggcatactataatataatatagtatagctaCGTCCTACATACTCAAATTATATGGTCAAGTAAGTATttctttgtaataattttttcaactttttaccaactggtttaattttaattaatttatatattataattaatttgattggaTTTAATGGATAACATATTAAACTgagtttacaaatattatttttaaattgtaaaatattagaaattaaatgttataaaatttattaaacacataaaataaaacactaattTATTGGTTTTCCTGCatgaaaatttgtcaaaaatatatttagcccGCACATAAATCCTGTTTAGCAAATACCCACCACTCAATTGTATTGCATTATTGTCGTATTTGACGAGGACAAGTGCGTCCAAAGagcgtatatacctactatactcGCCGTCacgtacctataatctatacattAACTGAAGCGGAGGTTTTCCTTTCAAGTgccacttattattataatatacacgtatatattattaaagcctTTATGTTATAGCCAAGGTTTATCGTAATATTTAgatgaacataaaattatttgttacaatttttatttatttaatgaggttttaaaaatgacagAAATCAGCCGAGAAACTGTGTAGCCGGTTAAAACAGTCAccccttatattattatattattgcagttACCTGCAAAACATTTATCGAGCTTCGGGTGTATTAAATACATCACCGCCATTTACCACATCCGGGTATGTTGTGTGTTCAAACTTTACTCGTATTCGTATCGAATGTATCTGTTTTAGATATTtcatttcgtataatatatacctagtaaacACACCACATCCACTgcacacataaatataatatagatcgtTAACATTccgtatattataacgtcgaGACGGCAACAAACACGTTTTAGTAGTCTCAtaactgcataatattatgttatatacatataaagtattattatatattatacacacatataaattaataaaattaaaatatgcattatattatatttaccacgTGTAggttttatttctatagtaGATAAGATTTGACTGTGAcattataaaacgtttaaacgcataatttatatacacacataatatagtagacaa from Aphis gossypii isolate Hap1 chromosome 1, ASM2018417v2, whole genome shotgun sequence includes these protein-coding regions:
- the LOC114123512 gene encoding protein numb isoform X1, which produces MPLSFKKIFSRKLLFSPKVMGNAASHHEPLDRVGSHAGSNFRRSASCRHSKSSKSGRSPSKMDRLRRSFRDSFRRRKDLSNNAGSPGHHSNPKPHLWAMDEAEVRAGICSFHVKEKILCSEDECGINFLVEYLGCVEVFESRGMEVCEEALKTLRASRRRPVRAIFYISGDGLRVVEEETKGLIVDQTIEKVSFCAPDRSHEKGFSYICRDGLTRRWMCHGFVALKESVNGDRLSHAVGCAFQECLIRKNKREEDCSVTMNYDPKTSVFTRTGSFRTQSLTEQQSEPNIPLNAPPQPPPFLQSNKDIPTTVKPLQQNPTTPKVSTNAIERPHATLSMLQRQGSFRGFTQLNQASPFKRQLSLRISELPSNLERTRSMSLQPTANTRTSNKLLQMNTPVSPILEASPRSEKPMSTTDQVTAMCQQMSLELAFLTNSTTNDDFPEKFKSNDLKSIENNSKQGPITGSEAFLASISKKATLSSETQSNPSTPKPECRISPQDEGFDSGSSLWNVNNKAVTPPTPPATPPSTLPRPEQWLGQVAAVTLQSMDPQVTPKRNPHLAAHSRAFSLDTAENVYRTFNNISANPFDPNYIAPKQNTNPFLSSPISSSQSKTVKSFEVQM
- the LOC114123512 gene encoding protein numb isoform X5, which translates into the protein MDRLRRSFRDSFRRRKDLSNNAGSPGHHSNPKPHLWAMDEAEVRAGICSFHVKEKILCSEDECGINFLVEYLGCVEVFESRGMEVCEEALKTLRASRRRPVRAIFYISGDGLRVVEEETKGLIVDQTIEKVSFCAPDRSHEKGFSYICRDGLTRRWMCHGFVALKESVNGDRLSHAVGCAFQECLIRKNKREEDCSVTMNYDPKTSVFTRTGSFRTQSLTEQQSEPNIPLNAPPQPPPFLQSNKDIPTTVKPLQQNPTTPKVSTNAIERPHATLSMLQRQGSFRGFTQLNQASPFKRQLSLRISELPSNLERTRSMSLQPTANTRTSNKLLQMNTPVSPILEASPRSEKPMSTTDQVTAMCQQMSLELAFLTNSTTNDDFPEKFKSNDLKSIENNSKQGPITGSEAFLASISKKATLSSETQSNPSTPKPECRISPQDEGFDSGSSLWNVNNKAVTPPTPPATPPSTLPRPEQWLGQVAAVTLQSMDPQVTPKRNPHLAAHSRAFSLDTAENVYRTFNNISANPFDPNYIAPKQNTNPFLSSPISSSQSKTVKSFEVQM
- the LOC114123512 gene encoding protein numb isoform X2 gives rise to the protein MPLSFKKIFSRKLLFSPKVMGNAASHHEPLDRVGSHAGSNFRRSASCRHSKSSKSGRSPSKMDRLRRSFRDSFRRRKDLSNNAGSPGHHSNPKPHLWAMDEAEVRAGICSFHVKEKILCSEDECGINFLVEYLGCVEVFESRGMEVCEEALKTLRASRRRPVRAIFYISGDGLRVVEEETKGLIVDQTIEKVSFCAPDRSHEKGFSYICRDGLTRRWMCHGFVALKESGDRLSHAVGCAFQECLIRKNKREEDCSVTMNYDPKTSVFTRTGSFRTQSLTEQQSEPNIPLNAPPQPPPFLQSNKDIPTTVKPLQQNPTTPKVSTNAIERPHATLSMLQRQGSFRGFTQLNQASPFKRQLSLRISELPSNLERTRSMSLQPTANTRTSNKLLQMNTPVSPILEASPRSEKPMSTTDQVTAMCQQMSLELAFLTNSTTNDDFPEKFKSNDLKSIENNSKQGPITGSEAFLASISKKATLSSETQSNPSTPKPECRISPQDEGFDSGSSLWNVNNKAVTPPTPPATPPSTLPRPEQWLGQVAAVTLQSMDPQVTPKRNPHLAAHSRAFSLDTAENVYRTFNNISANPFDPNYIAPKQNTNPFLSSPISSSQSKTVKSFEVQM
- the LOC114123512 gene encoding protein numb isoform X3, translated to MPLSFKKIFSRKLLFSPKVMGNAASHHEPLDRVGSHAGSNFRRSASCRHSKSSKSGRSPSKMDRLRRSFRDSFRRRKDLSNNAGSPGHHSNPKPHLWAMDEAEVRAGICSFHVKYLGCVEVFESRGMEVCEEALKTLRASRRRPVRAIFYISGDGLRVVEEETKGLIVDQTIEKVSFCAPDRSHEKGFSYICRDGLTRRWMCHGFVALKESVNGDRLSHAVGCAFQECLIRKNKREEDCSVTMNYDPKTSVFTRTGSFRTQSLTEQQSEPNIPLNAPPQPPPFLQSNKDIPTTVKPLQQNPTTPKVSTNAIERPHATLSMLQRQGSFRGFTQLNQASPFKRQLSLRISELPSNLERTRSMSLQPTANTRTSNKLLQMNTPVSPILEASPRSEKPMSTTDQVTAMCQQMSLELAFLTNSTTNDDFPEKFKSNDLKSIENNSKQGPITGSEAFLASISKKATLSSETQSNPSTPKPECRISPQDEGFDSGSSLWNVNNKAVTPPTPPATPPSTLPRPEQWLGQVAAVTLQSMDPQVTPKRNPHLAAHSRAFSLDTAENVYRTFNNISANPFDPNYIAPKQNTNPFLSSPISSSQSKTVKSFEVQM